The DNA sequence TGAGCCGGCTTCCATGCTCGAAAATATCCGGCGGGAAAAAGTAACCGTTGCCCACATGGCCCCTACGGTTCTCAACATGCTGATAGAAGAGTATGCTTTGATGAAAGAGCCTTACAAACTATCCCAGGACATGCGTGTCGTGATAGCAGGATCTGCTCCCCCTCCAGCTTTTGTGAAACGTATTGAAGAAGATCTCGGATGGGAATTCGTTCAGGTTTACGGAATGACAGAGACATCTCCTCTCGTCAGCACTTCCATACCCCTTTCTGAACAAAACGGTATCGACTCCGAGTCACTTCACCGTCTGAAAGCAAAGCAGGGTTATCAGATGATTGGTACGGATCTTCGCGTTTTTGACGAAAATGGAGAAGATGTTCCGCGGGATGGTAAAACTGCAGGCGAACTTGCCGTGCGCTCAAATAATGTGATGGAAGGATACTGGAAAAACTTAGAAGCGACAAGAGCCACAATCCGGGAAGGCTACCTCTACACGGGTGATATGGCGAATGTCGATGCCGATGGTTATGTAGAAATTGTCGATCGCAAAAAAGATGTGATTATCAGCGGTGGTGAAAATATTTCTTCTATTGAAGTCGAAGGGTGCCTGTATGATCATCCCGCTGTTCTTGAAGCTGCTGTTGTTTCTGTCCCTCATGAAAAGTGGGGCGAAGTTCCTCATGCTATCGTTGTCTTAAGGGAAAAAGATGGGGCTACAGAGGAAGAATTGATGGAATTCGCCCGCACTCATCTGGCACGGTTCAAAGTTCCAAAAGGAATTACGTTTACAGAAGAACTTCCTAAAACAGCTTCCGGTAAGATTCAGAAGGTCCAGCTGCGCAAACCTTTCTGGGAAGGGAAGGACCGTTTCATAAACTGACCATTTTACTGATCTTCCCCCTGCTTTCATGAAATAACCTGATACAAAAGTTAAAAAAGCGGTATGAAGGTTTCCTGTTCATACCGCTTTTTATTATTGCCCCGCCAATTTATCAGTCAACAACAAGCATGTTGTTATCATCGAACTTCCACATATCACCGTATGCTACTTCCCAGCAGTAGCCGTCCGGATCTGTAAAGTATCCGCCGTAGCCTCCCCAGAATAAAC is a window from the Alkalicoccus halolimnae genome containing:
- a CDS encoding long-chain-fatty-acid--CoA ligase encodes the protein MHVPLILTDFLDRAVKLYGKKTAVIDGDRRLTYEEVNNRVQQLSRGLFDLSIKKGEKVAYLAPNTLEMYEGFYGVFQTGGVMTSLNTRLRPEDYIFILNHSESQVLFVDYSLYEQVKVIKDHLETVKTIIVHGMDEDSNGDISYEKWLAGFSSSAVERVPLEETDIASLLYTSGTTGNPKGVMLTHRSNYLHALTTMHHLRVSDQDTLLHVLPMFHVNGWGSPFYYTANGVTQVMQRKIEPASMLENIRREKVTVAHMAPTVLNMLIEEYALMKEPYKLSQDMRVVIAGSAPPPAFVKRIEEDLGWEFVQVYGMTETSPLVSTSIPLSEQNGIDSESLHRLKAKQGYQMIGTDLRVFDENGEDVPRDGKTAGELAVRSNNVMEGYWKNLEATRATIREGYLYTGDMANVDADGYVEIVDRKKDVIISGGENISSIEVEGCLYDHPAVLEAAVVSVPHEKWGEVPHAIVVLREKDGATEEELMEFARTHLARFKVPKGITFTEELPKTASGKIQKVQLRKPFWEGKDRFIN